One Candidatus Methylomirabilota bacterium DNA segment encodes these proteins:
- a CDS encoding peroxiredoxin, translated as MTLRLGDTAPDFQAESTIGPIRFHEWAGDSWTVLFSHPRDFTPVCTTELGYVARLAPEFARRGVKAIGLSIDPVASHQGWLADIKETQGQAVNFPIIADPDRKVANLYGMIHPAHDEVYTVRTVFVIDPKKTLRLFLTYPQTTGRNFDEIVRVIDSLQLTDAHRVATPVNWKPGEDVIIVPAVSDDEARGKFPGGWRALKPYLRLTRQPGAGEPTTR; from the coding sequence ATGACGCTACGACTCGGTGATACCGCTCCCGACTTCCAGGCCGAGAGCACCATCGGCCCGATCCGCTTCCACGAGTGGGCCGGCGACAGCTGGACCGTCCTGTTCTCGCACCCGCGCGATTTCACCCCGGTGTGCACCACCGAGCTGGGCTACGTCGCGCGGCTGGCGCCCGAGTTCGCCCGGCGCGGGGTGAAGGCGATCGGGCTCTCGATCGATCCGGTCGCCTCGCATCAGGGATGGCTGGCCGACATCAAGGAGACGCAAGGGCAGGCGGTGAACTTCCCGATCATCGCCGACCCCGATCGGAAGGTGGCGAACCTGTACGGCATGATCCATCCCGCTCACGACGAGGTCTACACGGTCCGCACCGTGTTCGTGATCGACCCGAAGAAGACGCTGCGCCTCTTCCTCACCTATCCCCAGACCACCGGGCGGAACTTCGACGAGATCGTCCGGGTGATCGACTCGCTGCAGCTCACCGACGCCCATCGGGTGGCGACGCCGGTGAACTGGAAGCCGGGCGAGGATGTGATCATCGTGCCCGCCGTCTCGGACGACGAGGCCCGGGGCAAGTTCCCGGGAGGCTGGCGCGCGCTCAAGCCGTATCTGCGGCTCACCCGCCAGCCCGGCGCGGGCGAGCCGACGACGCGGTGA
- the pal gene encoding peptidoglycan-associated lipoprotein Pal: MNRHLRSLATVIPILSLTLLLAGCPKRPQMTQASAPPPVPPPAAAPPAPAPPPPAPAPAPTPPPVAAPTPPPPAPPKEYRANDALKQIFFAFDKAEIRPADAKVLDAGAAYLKANPNQLVLIEGHCDERGTAEYNLALGERRAKSAMNYLIANGIEASRITTISYGKERPVCTEHKESCWSKNRNDTFLTKER; this comes from the coding sequence ATGAATCGACACCTGAGGTCACTGGCCACGGTTATTCCGATCCTCTCGCTCACCCTGTTGCTCGCGGGCTGCCCGAAGCGGCCCCAGATGACGCAGGCCAGCGCGCCCCCGCCGGTGCCGCCGCCGGCCGCCGCCCCGCCGGCGCCCGCGCCGCCGCCGCCCGCTCCGGCCCCGGCCCCGACGCCGCCGCCGGTGGCCGCGCCGACCCCGCCGCCCCCGGCCCCGCCGAAGGAGTACCGGGCCAACGACGCGCTGAAGCAGATCTTCTTCGCCTTCGACAAGGCGGAGATCCGTCCCGCCGACGCCAAGGTGCTGGACGCCGGCGCGGCCTATCTCAAGGCCAATCCCAACCAGCTCGTGCTGATCGAGGGGCACTGCGACGAGCGCGGCACCGCCGAATACAACCTGGCCCTCGGCGAGCGGCGGGCCAAGTCGGCGATGAATTACCTGATCGCCAACGGCATCGAGGCCAGCCGCATCACCACGATCTCCTACGGCAAGGAGCGGCCGGTCTGCACCGAGCACAAGGAGTCGTGCTGGTCGAAGAACCGCAATGATACGTTCCTGACCAAGGAGCGGTGA
- a CDS encoding DEAD/DEAH box helicase, producing MFHPVVDQWFRQRYTEPTPVQAQAWPLIAAGHDVLLTAPTGSGKTLAAFLACLDQLFREAVEGRLEERTAILYVSPLKALSNDVRRNLEEPLRELADAAVAAGLPAPEIRTAVRTGDTPAHERRQVGRRPPHVLVTTPESLFILLTAESSRRWLSQVRTVIVDEIHAVAGDKRGAHLALSLERLEELVRTGGGARLQRIGLSATVRPIETAARLLVGGDRPRPEIVNVGQRRDMDLAVEMIGDELGAVCTNEQWEEIYDRVATLAREHRSTLVFVNTRRLVERVTRHLAERLGAERVAAHHSSLSRQRRFDAEQRLKSGELSLVVATASLELGIDVGTVDLTCLIGSPRSIATALQRVGRSGHALLATPKGRLFPLTRDQLVECAALARAARRGEIDRLALRAAPLDVLAQQIVAICASEEQDEDRLFALCRRAAPYADLTRHDFDQVVDVLADGIATRRGRAAARLHRDAVGRRLKARRGSRLAAITSGGAIPDNANYDVVLEPDETTIGSLDEDFAIESMAGDVILLGNTSWRIRRIESGKVRVEDAGGAPSTIPFWLGEGPARTPELSTELAAVRQGVADRLHEPEAAVAWLEQETGLDRRGATLARDYIAAAQAALGAVPTRETVVVERFFDEAGGMQMVIHAPFGGRVNRAWGMALRKRLCHSFNFELQAAATDDGVLLSLGPQHSFPLDAVFEMLHPPGLDELLIQAALQAPMFATRWRWNATRSLALLRWQGGRKVPPYLQRMRAEDLLVAVFPAQAACQDNMDGGPVEVPDHPLVRETLRDCLTEAMDIDGLRAVLTALHDGQIRRVVRETPEPSVFAHEILNANPYAYLDDAPLEERRARAVTLRRGLPAAVADDVGRLDPAAIAAVVEEAWPDLRNADELHDLLLDVGLLPEHMAEAWTGYLDELIAAGRAARLREGPRVGWVAAERRSLAAAVWPGARFEPDVTEPPARRPPTWSDREGALVELVRAHLGLVGPTTPAALAATLAVAPGEVDAALVAVEAEGGVLRGRFTPEGLAADAVEWCDRRLLARIHRRTLEGLRRLIEPVSAAVLIRFLLAWQHVKPGTQQHGRDGLLRVTERLQGFEIAAGAWERDVLPARVAGYQPGWLDELCLSGEVTWGRLGLRESTRHAGRRLSPTVPMALLLRRDLGWLLDARPESDGAAEASARPSGPAHDVLAYLTLRGASFVDDIAAGVRRLRIEVEEALCELVTAGLVTGDGFAGLRSLMHSEKHRRPRPGRPAAPRPSPGTGRWARLVPPAAPSADDLVEARARQYVRRYGVVFRDLLQREPGLPAWRDLLRVYRRLEMRGDLRGGRIVGGFVGEQFAAPEALESLRALRREQGGEQTVRVSAVDPLNLVGVITPGPRVPAVLGHHVEYRDGVPIPEEPRSRRVRAASRKRR from the coding sequence GTGTTCCATCCCGTCGTCGACCAGTGGTTCCGTCAGCGCTACACCGAGCCCACACCGGTCCAGGCCCAGGCCTGGCCGCTCATCGCCGCCGGCCACGACGTCCTGCTGACCGCGCCCACCGGCTCGGGCAAGACGCTCGCCGCGTTCCTGGCCTGTCTCGACCAGCTCTTCCGCGAGGCGGTGGAGGGTCGGCTCGAGGAGCGCACCGCGATCCTCTACGTCTCGCCGCTCAAGGCGCTCTCCAACGACGTGCGGCGCAACCTGGAGGAGCCGCTGCGCGAGCTGGCCGACGCCGCGGTGGCGGCGGGGCTGCCCGCGCCCGAGATCCGCACCGCGGTGCGGACGGGCGATACGCCCGCGCACGAGCGGCGACAGGTCGGCCGCCGCCCACCGCACGTGCTGGTGACCACGCCCGAGTCGCTCTTCATCCTTCTCACCGCGGAGTCCAGCCGACGCTGGCTGTCCCAGGTGCGCACCGTCATCGTGGACGAGATCCACGCGGTGGCCGGCGACAAGCGCGGCGCGCATCTCGCGCTCTCGCTGGAGCGGCTCGAGGAGCTGGTGCGGACGGGCGGCGGCGCCCGCCTGCAGCGCATCGGACTCTCGGCCACCGTCCGCCCGATCGAGACCGCGGCGCGGCTCCTCGTCGGGGGCGACCGGCCGCGGCCCGAGATCGTCAACGTCGGCCAGCGGCGCGACATGGACCTGGCGGTGGAGATGATCGGCGACGAGCTGGGCGCGGTCTGCACCAACGAGCAGTGGGAGGAGATCTACGACCGCGTGGCCACCCTGGCCCGCGAGCACCGCTCCACCCTGGTGTTCGTCAACACTCGCCGTCTGGTCGAGCGCGTCACCCGTCACCTGGCCGAGCGCCTGGGCGCCGAGCGGGTGGCCGCGCATCACAGCAGCCTGAGCCGGCAGCGCCGCTTCGACGCCGAGCAGCGGTTGAAATCGGGCGAGCTGTCGCTGGTGGTGGCCACCGCGTCGCTCGAGCTGGGCATCGACGTGGGCACCGTGGACCTCACGTGCCTGATCGGCTCGCCGCGCTCGATCGCGACCGCGCTGCAGCGGGTGGGCCGCTCCGGCCACGCCCTGCTCGCCACCCCCAAGGGCCGCCTCTTCCCGCTCACCCGCGACCAGCTGGTCGAGTGCGCGGCGCTGGCCCGCGCGGCGCGCCGCGGCGAGATCGATCGGCTCGCGCTGCGCGCCGCGCCGCTCGACGTCCTCGCCCAGCAGATCGTGGCCATCTGCGCGAGCGAGGAGCAGGACGAGGACCGGCTGTTCGCGCTGTGCCGGCGCGCCGCGCCGTACGCCGATCTCACCAGGCACGACTTCGACCAGGTGGTGGACGTGCTGGCCGACGGCATCGCCACCCGGCGCGGGCGCGCGGCGGCGCGGCTGCACCGCGATGCGGTGGGGCGGCGCCTGAAGGCGCGCCGCGGCTCCCGGCTGGCCGCCATCACGTCGGGGGGCGCGATTCCGGACAACGCGAACTACGACGTGGTGCTGGAGCCGGACGAGACCACGATCGGCTCGCTCGACGAGGACTTCGCGATCGAGTCGATGGCGGGCGACGTCATCCTGCTCGGCAACACCTCATGGCGCATCCGGCGGATCGAGAGCGGGAAGGTGCGCGTGGAGGACGCGGGCGGTGCGCCGTCCACCATTCCGTTCTGGCTGGGCGAGGGGCCGGCGCGCACGCCGGAGCTGTCCACCGAGCTCGCGGCGGTGCGCCAGGGCGTGGCCGACCGGCTGCACGAGCCGGAGGCGGCCGTCGCGTGGCTCGAGCAGGAGACCGGCCTCGACCGCCGCGGCGCCACGCTGGCCCGCGACTACATCGCGGCCGCGCAGGCGGCCCTGGGCGCGGTGCCCACGCGGGAGACGGTGGTGGTGGAGCGCTTCTTCGACGAGGCCGGTGGCATGCAGATGGTGATCCACGCCCCCTTCGGCGGCCGCGTCAACCGCGCCTGGGGCATGGCGCTGCGCAAGCGGCTCTGTCACTCGTTCAACTTCGAGCTGCAGGCCGCGGCCACCGACGACGGCGTGCTGCTCTCGCTGGGCCCGCAGCACAGCTTTCCGCTCGACGCGGTCTTCGAGATGCTGCACCCGCCCGGGCTCGACGAGCTGCTGATCCAGGCCGCCCTGCAGGCGCCGATGTTCGCCACCCGCTGGCGCTGGAACGCCACCCGCTCGCTGGCGCTGCTCCGCTGGCAGGGCGGCCGCAAGGTGCCGCCGTATCTCCAGCGGATGCGCGCCGAGGATCTCCTGGTCGCGGTGTTCCCGGCCCAGGCCGCCTGCCAGGACAACATGGACGGCGGGCCCGTCGAGGTACCGGACCACCCGCTGGTCCGCGAGACCCTGCGGGATTGCCTGACCGAGGCCATGGACATCGACGGCCTCCGCGCCGTGCTCACCGCGCTCCACGACGGCCAGATCCGGCGCGTGGTGCGGGAGACGCCGGAGCCGTCCGTCTTCGCTCACGAGATCCTGAACGCGAATCCCTACGCCTATCTCGACGATGCCCCGCTCGAGGAGCGGCGCGCCCGCGCGGTGACCCTGCGGCGCGGCCTGCCCGCGGCGGTGGCCGACGACGTCGGACGGCTCGATCCCGCCGCGATCGCGGCGGTGGTCGAGGAGGCGTGGCCGGATCTGCGCAACGCCGACGAGCTGCACGACCTGCTGCTCGACGTGGGCCTGCTCCCCGAGCACATGGCCGAGGCCTGGACCGGCTATCTCGACGAGCTGATCGCGGCCGGGCGCGCCGCGCGACTGCGCGAGGGCCCGCGGGTCGGCTGGGTCGCGGCGGAGCGCCGCTCGCTGGCCGCCGCCGTCTGGCCCGGCGCCCGCTTCGAGCCGGACGTGACCGAGCCGCCCGCGCGCCGGCCGCCCACGTGGTCGGATCGCGAGGGCGCGCTGGTGGAGCTCGTGCGCGCGCACCTGGGCCTGGTGGGCCCGACCACCCCGGCCGCGCTCGCGGCCACGCTCGCGGTGGCGCCCGGCGAGGTGGACGCCGCGCTCGTCGCCGTCGAGGCCGAAGGCGGCGTGCTGCGCGGCCGCTTCACGCCCGAGGGCCTCGCCGCCGACGCAGTGGAATGGTGCGATCGGCGGCTCCTCGCGCGGATTCACCGGCGCACCCTCGAGGGGCTGCGCCGCCTGATCGAGCCGGTATCGGCGGCGGTGCTGATCCGGTTCCTGCTGGCCTGGCAGCACGTGAAGCCCGGCACGCAGCAGCACGGACGCGACGGCCTGCTGCGGGTCACCGAGCGGCTGCAGGGCTTCGAGATCGCCGCGGGCGCCTGGGAGCGCGACGTGCTCCCCGCGCGCGTGGCCGGCTACCAGCCGGGCTGGCTCGACGAGCTGTGCCTGTCGGGGGAGGTCACCTGGGGTCGACTCGGTCTGCGCGAGAGCACGCGCCACGCCGGCCGGCGGCTCTCGCCCACGGTGCCGATGGCGCTCCTGCTGCGTCGCGACCTCGGATGGCTGCTCGACGCGCGTCCCGAATCGGACGGCGCGGCGGAGGCCTCGGCCCGGCCCTCCGGTCCTGCCCACGACGTGCTGGCCTATCTCACGCTCCGGGGCGCCTCGTTCGTCGACGACATCGCAGCCGGCGTGCGACGGCTTCGGATCGAGGTGGAGGAGGCGCTGTGCGAGCTGGTGACCGCCGGGCTCGTCACCGGAGACGGCTTCGCCGGGCTGCGGAGCTTGATGCACTCCGAGAAGCACCGGCGGCCACGTCCCGGCCGGCCGGCCGCCCCCCGGCCGTCGCCGGGTACCGGGCGCTGGGCCCGCCTCGTGCCGCCCGCCGCGCCGTCCGCCGACGACCTCGTGGAGGCCCGCGCCCGCCAGTACGTCCGACGCTACGGCGTGGTCTTCCGCGATCTGCTGCAGCGGGAGCCGGGGCTGCCCGCGTGGCGCGACCTGCTTCGCGTGTACCGACGTCTCGAGATGCGCGGCGATCTGCGCGGCGGCCGCATCGTGGGCGGATTCGTCGGCGAGCAGTTCGCCGCCCCCGAGGCGCTCGAGTCGCTGCGGGCGCTGCGGCGGGAGCAGGGGGGCGAGCAGACCGTGCGGGTGTCCGCGGTCGACCCGCTGAACCTGGTGGGCGTCATCACGCCGGGCCCGCGCGTGCCCGCGGTCCTCGGCCACCACGTGGAGTATCGCGACGGCGTGCCCATTCCCGAGGAGCCGCGGAGCCGCCGAGTACGGGCGGCGTCGCGGAAGCGCCGCTAG
- a CDS encoding PEP-CTERM sorting domain-containing protein, which produces MIRRTLLIASALGMLLGLAVVDAQAATIWTDWESATASLSNSGSASGSLNGVGVSYTGEVRGSVLNGVSTSWSPDTSFIGGTVTTSPSVVGDEIQLQGTFTGPNTITFASPVQNPVFAIWSLGAPNIPASFTFDATPTFQAGGPNTQFGGAPITVLGNVVSGNEGNGVIQFSGTFSSISWTDTFENYYAFTVGGNGPFGPPTAVPEPATLILLGSGLAGLAWRLRRQR; this is translated from the coding sequence ATGATCCGTCGAACGCTCCTCATCGCATCCGCGCTGGGCATGCTGCTCGGTCTCGCCGTCGTCGACGCGCAAGCCGCCACAATCTGGACCGATTGGGAAAGCGCCACCGCCAGTTTGTCGAACTCCGGCTCTGCCTCTGGGTCGCTCAACGGTGTGGGTGTGTCCTACACGGGCGAAGTCAGGGGCAGTGTTCTCAACGGGGTCAGCACGAGCTGGTCGCCCGACACCTCATTCATCGGCGGCACCGTCACGACTTCGCCGAGCGTGGTGGGTGACGAGATCCAGCTACAGGGAACCTTCACGGGACCCAACACGATCACCTTCGCGTCGCCCGTGCAGAATCCCGTCTTCGCGATCTGGAGCCTCGGCGCTCCGAACATCCCGGCGTCGTTCACGTTCGATGCGACACCGACATTTCAGGCTGGCGGTCCCAACACCCAGTTCGGCGGCGCCCCGATCACGGTGTTGGGCAATGTGGTCTCGGGCAACGAAGGCAACGGCGTGATTCAGTTCAGCGGCACGTTCAGCTCGATATCCTGGACCGACACGTTCGAAAATTATTATGCCTTCACGGTCGGCGGGAACGGTCCGTTCGGACCGCCCACTGCCGTTCCCGAGCCCGCCACCCTGATCCTGCTCGGCTCGGGGCTTGCCGGCCTCGCGTGGCGTTTGCGCAGGCAGCGCTAG
- a CDS encoding NADPH-dependent FMN reductase — translation MNLLAVVGAVTPPGRLDAAVRFAAETAAARPGVTASVLSLGEHRISFADGRPLERFTDDTARVVGALVAADAVLLASPVYRGSLTGALKNLLDLTPVEALRAKPVGIVAMGATAHHYLGVDWHMRAVLAWFGALVVPTSVYLESRHFRDGKLGDSASRGALADLVGALVALAAVPRDQAGPPPLAAGHG, via the coding sequence GTGAACCTGCTCGCGGTCGTCGGCGCGGTCACGCCGCCCGGGCGGCTCGACGCGGCGGTGCGATTCGCGGCGGAGACCGCCGCCGCGAGGCCGGGCGTCACCGCGTCGGTGCTGAGCCTCGGGGAGCACCGCATCTCGTTCGCGGACGGGCGGCCCCTCGAGCGCTTCACCGATGACACCGCGCGCGTGGTCGGCGCGCTCGTCGCGGCCGACGCCGTGCTGCTGGCGAGCCCGGTCTATCGCGGCTCGCTCACCGGCGCGCTCAAGAACCTGCTCGACCTGACCCCGGTGGAGGCACTGCGCGCCAAGCCGGTGGGCATCGTCGCGATGGGAGCCACCGCGCATCACTACCTGGGAGTCGACTGGCACATGCGCGCGGTGCTCGCGTGGTTCGGCGCGCTGGTGGTGCCGACGAGCGTGTATCTCGAGTCGCGGCACTTCCGCGACGGCAAGCTGGGGGATTCGGCGAGCCGCGGCGCGCTCGCCGATCTGGTCGGCGCCCTCGTCGCGTTGGCGGCGGTCCCGCGGGATCAGGCGGGCCCGCCGCCGCTAGCCGCAGGACACGGCTAG
- a CDS encoding NAD(P)-binding domain-containing protein produces MSERQETVIVGGGQAGLAMSHQLSRLRRPHVVLERGRVAERWRSERWDSLMFQFPNWSMRLPGQPYDGGDPEGFASRDEVIAFIERYRDAIRAPVRTGVGATALRPAAAGELLHLETTDGPIEADNVVIATGPYQEPIVPATSRALPSRVRQVHSSGYRNPGQLPAGAVLVVGSGASGCQIVEDLLAAGRRVYLSVGRHRRFPRRYRGRDMFWWMERLGALDQPIDERPEARERPNPLVTGVGGGHDIDLRRYRADGVVLLGHLSEITGSRLRLADDVEALLAAGDESVAAFARTVDAYIERSGIEAPAEPTAAPPASSAMPPIRELDLEEAGITAVIWATGFRRDFGWIRLPILDDRGEPVHRRGVTRCPGVYFLGLPWLHTLRSSVLCGVGDDAAHLAEHIASRVTVPAAARRA; encoded by the coding sequence ATGAGCGAGCGGCAGGAGACCGTGATCGTCGGCGGCGGGCAGGCCGGCCTCGCGATGAGCCATCAGCTGAGCCGGCTCCGACGGCCGCACGTCGTCCTCGAGCGCGGCCGGGTGGCCGAGCGCTGGCGCAGCGAGCGCTGGGACTCGCTGATGTTCCAGTTTCCCAACTGGAGCATGCGCCTGCCCGGCCAGCCATACGACGGCGGCGATCCCGAGGGCTTCGCCTCCCGCGACGAGGTGATCGCGTTCATCGAGCGCTATCGCGACGCCATCCGGGCGCCGGTGCGAACCGGCGTCGGCGCGACCGCGCTGCGGCCGGCGGCCGCCGGCGAACTGCTTCATCTCGAGACGACCGACGGGCCCATCGAGGCCGACAACGTGGTGATCGCAACCGGCCCGTACCAGGAGCCGATCGTGCCCGCGACGAGCCGGGCCCTGCCGAGCCGGGTGCGCCAGGTGCACTCGAGCGGCTATCGCAATCCGGGTCAGCTGCCGGCCGGTGCGGTGCTGGTGGTCGGCTCCGGTGCATCCGGCTGCCAGATCGTCGAGGACCTGCTGGCCGCGGGACGGCGCGTGTATCTCTCGGTGGGGCGTCATCGCCGCTTTCCTCGCCGCTACCGCGGGCGCGACATGTTCTGGTGGATGGAGCGGCTCGGCGCGCTCGACCAGCCGATCGATGAGCGGCCGGAGGCGCGCGAGCGGCCGAATCCGCTCGTCACCGGCGTCGGCGGCGGCCACGACATCGATCTGCGGCGCTATCGCGCCGACGGCGTCGTGCTGCTCGGGCATCTCTCCGAAATCACCGGCTCGCGTCTGCGCCTGGCCGACGACGTGGAGGCGCTGCTGGCCGCCGGCGACGAGAGCGTCGCCGCGTTCGCCCGCACCGTCGACGCGTACATCGAGCGGTCCGGCATCGAGGCTCCGGCCGAGCCGACCGCAGCGCCTCCCGCGTCGTCGGCGATGCCGCCGATCCGTGAGCTGGATCTCGAGGAGGCCGGCATCACCGCGGTGATCTGGGCCACCGGGTTCCGCCGCGACTTCGGGTGGATCCGGCTGCCCATCCTCGACGACCGGGGCGAGCCGGTGCATCGCCGTGGCGTCACGCGCTGCCCGGGCGTCTACTTCCTCGGCCTGCCGTGGCTCCACACGCTGCGGTCGTCGGTGCTGTGCGGCGTCGGAGACGACGCGGCCCACCTGGCCGAGCACATCGCCTCGCGCGTGACCGTGCCGGCGGCGGCAAGGAGAGCGTGA
- a CDS encoding LLM class flavin-dependent oxidoreductase, which translates to MAIEFVGMIGVRPEGADGAAVHVIGGAIDMVWIRDFSRTHEDAGFDKVLVGYTSTAADGFLISSYAAAHTERLGYLIAHRPGFVAPTLAARKAATLDQLSGGRVALHIITGGSDADQARDGDFVEHDTRYRRTDEYLELMRRMWTEERPFDHAGEFYRVTGAYSDVKPRQQPRIPLYFGGASEAAHRIGVRHCDVYMLWGEPLAAIRERIATLRAFALRQGRDPGELRFSVSLRPIIAATEAQAWAKARAILEQVRAKQGDRTLPLPEAIGARRLVDFAQQAEVHDKRLWTPIAAAVGGAGNTTALVGTPEQVAESLLDYYDLGVTTLLIRGFDPLHDAADYGRALIPLVRAEAARRDRDRPAA; encoded by the coding sequence ATGGCCATCGAGTTCGTCGGGATGATCGGGGTGCGGCCCGAGGGGGCCGACGGCGCCGCGGTGCACGTCATCGGCGGGGCCATCGACATGGTCTGGATCCGCGACTTCTCACGCACCCACGAGGACGCCGGCTTCGACAAGGTACTGGTCGGCTACACGTCCACCGCGGCCGACGGCTTCCTGATCTCGAGCTACGCGGCGGCCCACACCGAGCGGCTCGGGTACCTGATCGCGCACCGGCCCGGCTTCGTGGCCCCGACCCTGGCCGCACGCAAGGCGGCCACGCTCGACCAGCTGTCCGGCGGGCGGGTCGCGCTCCACATCATCACCGGCGGCAGCGACGCGGATCAGGCGCGCGACGGCGACTTCGTGGAGCACGACACCCGCTATCGGCGCACCGACGAGTACCTGGAGCTGATGCGCCGGATGTGGACCGAGGAGCGCCCGTTCGACCACGCCGGCGAGTTCTACCGCGTCACCGGCGCGTACTCGGACGTCAAGCCGCGCCAGCAGCCGCGCATCCCGCTCTACTTCGGCGGGGCCTCCGAGGCCGCGCACCGGATCGGCGTGCGCCACTGCGACGTCTACATGCTCTGGGGCGAGCCGCTCGCCGCGATCCGCGAGCGCATCGCCACCCTCCGCGCCTTTGCGCTGCGCCAGGGCCGCGACCCGGGCGAGCTGCGCTTCAGCGTCTCGCTCCGGCCGATCATCGCCGCGACCGAGGCCCAGGCGTGGGCCAAGGCCCGCGCGATCCTGGAGCAGGTGCGGGCCAAGCAGGGCGACCGGACGCTGCCGCTACCCGAGGCGATCGGGGCGCGGCGGCTGGTGGACTTCGCCCAGCAGGCCGAGGTGCACGACAAGCGGCTCTGGACGCCGATCGCGGCCGCGGTGGGCGGCGCGGGCAACACCACTGCGCTGGTCGGCACGCCCGAGCAGGTCGCCGAATCGCTGCTCGACTACTACGATCTGGGCGTCACCACGCTGCTGATCCGCGGCTTCGACCCGTTGCACGACGCCGCCGACTATGGCCGCGCGCTGATCCCGCTGGTGCGTGCCGAGGCGGCCCGCCGGGATCGCGATCGGCCGGCGGCGTGA
- a CDS encoding mechanosensitive ion channel family protein gives MAVPAHDLIIDLAIRYGFQVLGAIVILCAGFVLAWWIGGLVERPLRRMALEPPLLRLIVRVVRVVVLLFALVIALDKFGFQIAPLVAGIGVAGLGVGIALQGVLGNVIAGLTIIFTKPFRVGEHIEIVGMKGDVATIELFSTTLLHPDRSRIIIPNRKIVGEILHNFGTVRQIHLTVSVPHGSDLDAVLALVRDVVSANPRVLPQPAPVIGVGQIEVAGIRIGIHPWVQVPDVVIAEGEVYRALIERFGSAGIAAPVPLHEVKLVNSGGIKDSS, from the coding sequence ATGGCCGTGCCCGCCCACGACCTGATCATCGACCTGGCGATCCGCTACGGATTCCAGGTGCTGGGGGCGATCGTGATCCTCTGCGCGGGGTTCGTCCTCGCGTGGTGGATCGGCGGGCTGGTGGAGCGGCCGCTCCGGCGCATGGCGCTGGAGCCGCCGCTGCTCCGGCTCATCGTGCGGGTCGTGAGAGTCGTCGTCCTGCTGTTCGCGCTGGTCATCGCGCTCGACAAGTTCGGCTTCCAGATCGCCCCCCTGGTCGCCGGGATCGGAGTCGCCGGTCTCGGCGTCGGCATCGCCCTGCAGGGCGTGCTCGGCAACGTGATCGCCGGCCTCACCATCATCTTCACCAAGCCGTTCCGGGTCGGCGAGCACATCGAGATCGTGGGCATGAAGGGCGACGTGGCCACCATCGAGCTGTTCTCGACCACGCTGCTGCACCCTGACCGGTCGCGCATCATCATCCCGAACCGCAAGATCGTGGGCGAGATCCTCCACAACTTCGGCACGGTCCGACAGATTCACCTGACCGTGAGCGTGCCACACGGCTCCGATCTCGACGCGGTGCTGGCGCTGGTGCGCGACGTGGTCAGCGCCAACCCGCGGGTGCTGCCGCAGCCGGCGCCGGTGATCGGCGTCGGGCAGATCGAGGTCGCCGGGATCCGGATCGGCATCCACCCGTGGGTTCAGGTGCCGGACGTGGTGATCGCCGAGGGCGAGGTGTACCGGGCGCTGATCGAGCGCTTCGGATCGGCCGGCATCGCGGCGCCCGTTCCCCTCCACGAAGTCAAATTGGTCAATTCGGGCGGGATCAAAGACAGTTCTTGA
- a CDS encoding TlpA disulfide reductase family protein — translation MIVHSAAASLLAVALWAAAAVAQSATAPAAWEKMGVQSYQPPKPAPAFTLPGLDGRTVSLNDQKGKALLLFFWATWUPDCREELPSVNRLYQEFKAQGLEVLLISFRESADLVKRTAVERGYTAPVLLDASGDVTGKLYGVWGPPTAYLVDREGRLVGRMVGAKDWSSASARDLIRALVATPR, via the coding sequence ATGATCGTCCACTCCGCCGCGGCCAGCCTGCTCGCGGTGGCGCTCTGGGCCGCGGCCGCGGTGGCGCAATCCGCCACCGCGCCGGCGGCCTGGGAAAAAATGGGCGTGCAGAGCTACCAGCCGCCCAAACCCGCCCCAGCCTTCACCCTGCCCGGCCTCGACGGCCGCACCGTGAGCCTGAACGACCAGAAGGGAAAGGCGCTCCTGCTCTTTTTCTGGGCAACCTGGTGACCGGACTGTCGGGAGGAGTTACCTTCCGTCAACCGGCTGTACCAGGAGTTCAAGGCGCAGGGCCTGGAAGTGCTGCTGATCTCCTTCCGTGAGAGCGCCGACCTGGTGAAGCGCACCGCGGTGGAGCGCGGGTATACCGCGCCGGTGCTGCTGGACGCCTCGGGCGACGTCACGGGAAAACTTTACGGAGTGTGGGGCCCGCCGACTGCGTACCTTGTGGACCGCGAGGGGCGCCTGGTCGGTCGAATGGTGGGTGCCAAGGATTGGAGCAGCGCGTCGGCGCGGGACCTGATCCGCGCCCTCGTCGCGACGCCTCGCTGA